The following coding sequences are from one Sardina pilchardus chromosome 16, fSarPil1.1, whole genome shotgun sequence window:
- the si:cabz01074946.1 gene encoding putative uncharacterized protein DDB_G0290521, producing the protein MSVVLLIMFFGHSVLTEPVRVTAYEGETVTLHSRGNTAWNLDSIRWTIWKNKTFIATYNSDPRHLKTDLFWSYMGRLNLSTTTGDLQIKNVIKEDAKLYSVRLEDNNGEQHNHKVQLNVRAQLPNPILNLTLSAISNDRCMVELHCTSPQEELNISWAYIGNPSVLFAYRHLDKNNSVLWANLPADIPTNFSCTISDDIRNSSISKQPSCKVTPSRDIGRHHYIILSPVAFLCGLLVCWALLKWMPIRKQEQQEETTTVTPAEQQEETPTVTPAEQQEETTTETPAEQQEETPTETPAEQQEETTTETPAEQQEETPTETPAEQQEETPKETPAEQQEETPTVTPAEQQEETPTETPAEQQEETPTVTPAEQQEETPTETPAEQQEETPTETPAEQQEETPTVTPEEQQEETPEETSFVPS; encoded by the exons TACTTACCGAGCCAGTGCGGGTCACTGCTTATGAGGGGGAGACGGTAACGTTACACTCTAGAGGAAACACAGCATGGAATCTTGACAGTATCCGTTGGACCATTTGGAAAAACAAGACTTTCATTGCTACTTATAATTCAGACCCAAGACACTTGAAAACTGACCTCTTCTGGAGTTACATGGGTCGACTTAATCTGAGCACGACTACTGGTGATCTACAGATAAAAAATGTGATAAAAGAAGACGCCAAGTTATATTCTGTGCGTTTAGAGGACAACAACGGTGAACAACACAACCATAAAGTTCAACTCAACGTAAGAG CTCAGCTGCCCAATCCTATTCTAAATCTAACTTTAAGTGCCATATCCAATGATCGCTGTATGGTGGAGCTGCACTGCACGTCACCTCAGGAAGAACTGAATATCTCCTGGGCCTACATTGGGAATCCTTCTGTGCTCTTTGCTTACCGTCACTTGGATAAGAACAATTCTGTCCTGTGGGCAAATTTACCAGCAGACATCCCCACAAACTTCAGCTGCACAATCAGTGACGACATTCGGAATTCAAGCATAAGTAAGCAGCCATCATGCAAAG TCACACCATCCAGAGACATTGGTCGTCATCACTACATCATACTATCACCAGTGGCTTTTCTTTGTGGACTCCTAGTATGCTGGGCTTTATTAAAGTGGATGCCAATAA GAAAACAGGAGCAACAAGAAGAGACTACGACAGTGACTCCAGCAGAGCAACAAGAGGAGACTCCCACAGTGACTCCAGCAGAGCAACAAGAGGAGACTACCACAGAGACTCCAGCAGAGCAACAAGAGGAGACTCCCACAGAGACTCCAGCAGAGCAACAAGAGGAGACTACCACAGAGACTCCAGCAGAGCAACAAGAGGAGACTCCCACAGAGACTCCAGCAGAGCAACAAGAGGAGACTCCCAAAGAGACTCCAGCAGAGCAACAAGAGGAGACTCCCACAGTGACTCCAGCAGAGCAACAAGAGGAGACTCCCACAGAGACTCCAGCAGAGCAACAAGAGGAGACTCCCACAGTGACTCCAGCAGAGCAACAAGAGGAGACTCCCACAGAGACTCCAGCAGAGCAACAAGAGGAGACTCCCACAGAGACTCCAGCAGAGCAACAAGAGGAGACTCCCACAGTGACTCCAGAGGAACAGCAAGAAGAGACTCCAGAAGAGACAAGCTTTGTGCCAAGTTGA